From Streptomyces sp. HUAS MG91, the proteins below share one genomic window:
- the coaBC gene encoding bifunctional phosphopantothenoylcysteine decarboxylase/phosphopantothenate--cysteine ligase CoaBC — MSSKPNVVLGVSGGIAAYKACELLRRLTESGHDVRVVPTDSALHFVGAATWSALSGNPVSTEVWDSVHEVPHVRIGQHADVVVVAPATADMLAKAAHGLADDLLTNTLLTARCPVIFAPAMHTEMWEHPATQENVATLRRRGALVIEPAVGRLTGVDTGKGRFPDPVEIFEYVRRVLARGAGTPDLTGRHVVVSAGGTREPLDPVRFLGNRSSGKQGYALARTAAARGARVTLLSANAGLPDPAGVDVVHVGTAVQLREAALKAAGDADAVVMAAAVADFRPETYATGKIKKKDGEEPAPIALVRNPDILAEISAGRPRPGQVVVGFAAETDDVLANGRAKLARKGCDLLVVNEVGERKTFGAEENEAVILGSDGTENPVPYGPKEALADRIWDAVVSRLPHQE, encoded by the coding sequence GTGTCGTCGAAGCCCAACGTCGTCCTGGGAGTCAGCGGCGGTATCGCCGCCTACAAGGCGTGCGAGCTGCTGCGCCGGCTGACGGAGTCCGGCCACGACGTCCGCGTCGTGCCCACCGACTCGGCGCTCCACTTCGTCGGCGCCGCGACCTGGTCGGCGCTGTCGGGCAATCCGGTCTCCACCGAGGTCTGGGACTCCGTCCACGAGGTCCCGCACGTGCGCATCGGCCAGCACGCGGACGTGGTCGTCGTCGCCCCGGCCACCGCGGACATGCTCGCGAAGGCCGCCCACGGCCTCGCCGACGACCTCCTGACGAACACCCTGCTGACCGCCCGCTGCCCGGTGATCTTCGCGCCCGCCATGCACACCGAGATGTGGGAGCACCCGGCCACCCAGGAGAACGTCGCCACGCTGCGCCGCCGCGGCGCCCTCGTCATCGAGCCCGCCGTCGGCCGGCTGACCGGCGTGGACACCGGCAAGGGCCGCTTCCCCGACCCCGTGGAGATCTTCGAGTACGTGCGCCGGGTCCTCGCCCGCGGCGCCGGGACCCCGGACCTGACCGGCCGGCACGTCGTCGTCAGCGCCGGCGGCACCCGCGAACCCCTCGACCCGGTCCGCTTCCTCGGCAACCGCTCCTCAGGCAAGCAGGGCTACGCGCTCGCCCGCACCGCCGCCGCGCGCGGCGCCCGGGTCACGCTGCTGTCGGCGAACGCGGGCCTGCCCGACCCGGCCGGCGTCGACGTCGTCCACGTGGGCACCGCCGTCCAGCTGCGCGAGGCGGCCCTGAAGGCGGCCGGCGACGCCGACGCGGTCGTCATGGCGGCGGCCGTCGCCGACTTCCGCCCGGAGACGTACGCCACCGGCAAGATCAAGAAGAAGGACGGCGAGGAGCCCGCGCCGATCGCCCTCGTGCGCAACCCCGACATCCTGGCCGAGATCTCCGCCGGGCGGCCGCGCCCCGGGCAGGTGGTCGTCGGCTTCGCCGCCGAGACCGACGACGTCCTCGCCAACGGCCGCGCCAAGCTCGCCCGCAAGGGCTGTGACCTGCTCGTCGTCAATGAGGTCGGCGAGCGCAAGACGTTCGGCGCGGAGGAGAACGAGGCCGTCATCCTCGGCTCCGACGGCACCGAGAACCCGGTCCCGTACGGCCCCAAGGAGGCACTCGCGGACCGGATCTGGGACGCGGTCGTGTCCCGACTGCCCCACCAGGAGTGA
- the pyrF gene encoding orotidine-5'-phosphate decarboxylase, with product MTVLEPFGARLRRVMDERGPLCVGIDPHAALLASWGLKDDIAGLETFTRTTVEALAETVAVVKPQMAFFERFGSRGVAVLEKAVAELRAAGTLVVMDAKRGDIGSTMAAYAQTYLHQDSPLFVDALTVSPYLGYGSLKPAVDLARESGAGLFVLALTSNPEGGEVQHAVRGDGKNVGATMLAHLTEENAGAAPMGSFGAVVGATLGDLSSYALDINGPLLAPGIGAQGATAADLPAVFGSAVHNVVPNVSRAVLKEGPSVTALRDAAVRFADEVREAVGTAN from the coding sequence ATGACGGTCCTGGAGCCCTTCGGCGCCCGCCTGCGCCGCGTCATGGACGAGCGCGGCCCGCTCTGCGTCGGCATCGACCCGCACGCCGCCCTGCTGGCCTCCTGGGGCCTGAAGGACGACATCGCCGGCCTGGAGACCTTCACCCGGACCACCGTCGAGGCGCTGGCGGAGACGGTCGCCGTGGTCAAGCCGCAGATGGCGTTCTTCGAGCGGTTCGGCTCGCGCGGCGTCGCCGTACTGGAGAAGGCGGTCGCCGAACTGCGGGCCGCGGGCACCCTGGTCGTCATGGACGCCAAGCGCGGCGACATCGGCTCCACCATGGCCGCGTACGCGCAGACCTATCTGCACCAGGACTCCCCGCTGTTCGTGGACGCCCTGACCGTGTCCCCGTACCTCGGCTACGGCTCGCTGAAGCCCGCCGTCGACCTGGCGCGCGAGTCCGGCGCCGGGCTCTTCGTGCTCGCGCTGACCTCCAACCCCGAGGGCGGCGAGGTCCAGCACGCGGTCCGGGGCGACGGCAAGAACGTCGGCGCGACGATGCTCGCCCACCTCACCGAGGAGAACGCCGGCGCGGCCCCCATGGGCTCCTTCGGCGCGGTCGTCGGCGCGACCCTGGGCGACCTCTCCTCGTACGCGCTCGACATCAACGGCCCGCTCCTCGCGCCCGGCATCGGCGCGCAGGGCGCCACGGCGGCCGATCTTCCGGCCGTCTTCGGCTCCGCGGTCCACAACGTCGTACCGAACGTGAGCCGGGCCGTCCTCAAGGAAGGGCCCTCCGTGACGGCGCTGCGGGACGCTGCCGTGCGGTTCGCGGACGAGGTGCGTGAGGCGGTCGGGACCGCGAATTGA
- a CDS encoding integration host factor has translation MALPPLTPEQRAAALEKAAAARRERAEVKNRLKHSGASLHEVIKQGQENDVIGKMKVSALLESLPGVGKVRAKQIMERLGISESRRVRGLGSNQIASLEREFGSTGA, from the coding sequence GTGGCTCTTCCGCCCCTTACCCCTGAACAGCGCGCAGCCGCGCTCGAAAAGGCCGCCGCGGCTCGCCGGGAGCGGGCCGAGGTCAAGAATCGACTCAAGCACTCCGGCGCCTCCCTGCACGAGGTCATCAAGCAGGGCCAGGAGAACGACGTCATCGGCAAGATGAAGGTCTCCGCCCTGCTCGAGTCCCTGCCGGGCGTGGGCAAGGTCCGCGCCAAGCAGATCATGGAGCGCCTCGGGATCTCCGAATCCCGCCGGGTCCGCGGTCTCGGTTCCAACCAGATCGCCTCCCTGGAGCGCGAGTTCGGCAGCACCGGCGCCTGA
- the metK gene encoding methionine adenosyltransferase, producing the protein MSRRLFTSESVTEGHPDKIADQISDTILDALLREDPTSRVAVETLITTGLVHVAGEVTTKAYAPIAQLVREKILEIGYDSSKKGFDGASCGVSVSIGSQSPDIAQGVDTAYEKRVEGDDDELDKQGAGDQGLMFGYACDETPELMPLPIHLAHRLSRRLSEVRKNGTIPYLRPDGKTQVTIEYDGDKAVRLDTVVVSSQHASDIDLESLLAPDIREFVVEPELKALLDDGIKLETEGYRLLVNPTGRFEIGGPMGDAGLTGRKIIIDTYGGYARHGGGAFSGKDPSKVDRSAAYAMRWVAKNVVAAGLASRCEVQVAYAIGKAEPVGLFVETFGTATVDTDKIESAISEVFDLRPAAIIRDLDLLRPIYSQTAAYGHFGRALPDFTWEKTDRVDALRKAAGL; encoded by the coding sequence GTGTCCCGTCGCCTGTTCACCTCGGAGTCCGTGACCGAGGGTCACCCCGACAAGATCGCTGACCAGATCAGCGACACCATTCTCGACGCGCTGCTGCGCGAGGACCCCACGTCCCGCGTGGCCGTCGAGACGCTGATCACCACGGGCCTCGTGCACGTGGCCGGCGAGGTCACCACCAAGGCGTACGCGCCGATCGCGCAGCTCGTGCGCGAGAAGATCCTGGAGATCGGCTACGACTCGTCGAAGAAGGGCTTCGACGGCGCGTCGTGCGGAGTCTCGGTCTCGATCGGCTCGCAGTCCCCGGACATCGCGCAGGGCGTCGACACCGCGTACGAGAAGCGGGTCGAGGGCGATGACGACGAGCTCGACAAGCAGGGCGCGGGCGACCAGGGCCTGATGTTCGGCTACGCGTGCGACGAGACCCCGGAGCTGATGCCGCTCCCGATCCACCTCGCGCACCGCCTGTCGCGCCGCCTGTCCGAGGTCCGCAAGAACGGCACGATCCCCTACCTGCGCCCCGACGGCAAGACGCAGGTCACCATCGAGTACGACGGCGACAAGGCCGTCCGCCTCGACACGGTCGTGGTCTCCTCGCAGCACGCCTCCGACATCGACCTGGAGTCGCTGCTCGCCCCCGACATCCGCGAGTTCGTCGTGGAGCCGGAGCTGAAGGCCCTCCTGGACGACGGCATCAAGCTGGAGACCGAGGGCTACCGGCTGCTGGTCAACCCGACCGGCCGCTTCGAGATCGGCGGCCCGATGGGCGACGCCGGCCTGACCGGCCGCAAGATCATCATCGACACGTACGGTGGCTACGCCCGCCACGGCGGCGGCGCCTTCTCGGGCAAGGACCCGTCCAAGGTGGACCGCTCGGCCGCGTACGCGATGCGCTGGGTCGCCAAGAACGTCGTGGCCGCCGGTCTCGCCTCGCGCTGCGAGGTCCAGGTCGCGTACGCGATCGGCAAGGCCGAGCCGGTGGGCCTGTTCGTCGAGACGTTCGGCACGGCGACGGTCGACACCGACAAGATCGAGTCGGCGATCTCCGAGGTCTTCGACCTCCGCCCGGCCGCGATCATCCGCGACCTCGACCTGCTCCGCCCGATCTACTCCCAGACGGCCGCCTACGGCCACTTCGGGCGCGCGCTGCCCGACTTCACGTGGGAGAAGACCGACCGCGTGGACGCTCTGCGCAAGGCCGCCGGACTGTAG
- the rpoZ gene encoding DNA-directed RNA polymerase subunit omega, which translates to MSSSITAPEGIINPPIDELLEATDSKYSLVIYAAKRARQINAYYSQLGEGLLEYVGPLVDTHVHEKPLSIALREINAGLLTSEAIEGPAQ; encoded by the coding sequence GTGTCCTCTTCCATCACCGCGCCCGAGGGCATCATCAACCCGCCGATTGATGAGCTGCTCGAAGCCACCGACTCGAAGTACAGCCTGGTCATCTACGCCGCCAAGCGCGCGCGTCAGATCAACGCGTACTACTCGCAGCTCGGTGAGGGCCTGCTCGAGTACGTCGGCCCGCTGGTGGACACCCACGTCCACGAGAAGCCGCTCTCGATCGCCCTTCGCGAGATCAACGCGGGCCTGCTGACGTCCGAGGCCATCGAGGGCCCGGCGCAGTAA
- the gmk gene encoding guanylate kinase: MSERPRLTVLSGPSGVGKSTVVAHMRKEHPEVWLSVSATTRKPRPGEKHGVQYFFVTDEEMDKLIANGELLEWAEFAGNRYGTPRRAVLDRLEAGEPVLLEIDLQGARLVRESMPEAQLVFLAPPSWDELVRRLTGRGTESAEVIERRLDTAKVELASEAEFDTTLVNTSVEDVARELLALMKVL; the protein is encoded by the coding sequence ATGAGTGAACGTCCGCGGCTGACCGTGCTCTCCGGCCCCTCCGGGGTCGGCAAGAGCACGGTCGTCGCCCACATGCGCAAGGAACACCCCGAGGTCTGGCTCTCGGTGTCGGCGACGACCCGCAAGCCGCGCCCGGGCGAGAAGCACGGAGTCCAGTACTTCTTCGTCACCGACGAGGAGATGGACAAGCTGATCGCCAACGGCGAGCTCCTTGAGTGGGCCGAGTTCGCGGGGAACCGCTACGGCACCCCGCGGCGTGCCGTCCTCGATCGCCTCGAAGCGGGTGAGCCGGTGCTCCTGGAGATCGACCTCCAGGGCGCCCGGCTGGTCCGTGAGTCGATGCCCGAGGCGCAGCTGGTCTTCCTCGCCCCGCCGAGCTGGGACGAACTGGTCCGCAGGCTCACCGGGCGCGGTACCGAGTCCGCCGAGGTGATCGAGCGCCGGCTCGACACCGCCAAGGTGGAGCTGGCCTCGGAGGCGGAGTTCGACACGACCCTTGTCAACACCTCCGTCGAGGACGTAGCCCGCGAGCTGCTAGCCTTGATGAAGGTTCTTTGA
- a CDS encoding transcription antitermination factor NusB, which translates to MSDQPTSSNRGAGKSGRPGKPHRRPKKDPVRILAFEVLRAVDERDAYANLVLPPLLKKARAKGDFDARDAALATELVYGTLRRQGTYDAIVAACIDRPLREVDPPVLDVLNLGVHQLLGTRIPTHAAVSASVELARVVLGDGRAKFVNAVLRKVSQHDLDAWVERVAPPYDEDPEDHLAVVHSHPRWVVSALWDSLGGGRAGIEDLLEADNERPEVTLVARPGRTTAEAVLAEVGEDSGLPGRWSPYAVRLTEGGEPGAFDIVRTGRAGVQDEGSQLVALALANAPVEGSDRMWLDGCAGPGGKAAMLAGLAAERGAVLLASEKQPHRAGLVGKALAGNPGPYQVIAADGTRPPWRSGTFDRVLMDVPCTGLGALRRRPEARWRRRPEDLDGFGPLQRSLLRTALDSVRVGGVVGYATCSPHLAETRAVVDDVLKSVGGAELIDARPLLEGVPGIGDGPDVQLWPHLHGTDAMYLALIRRTA; encoded by the coding sequence TTGAGCGACCAGCCGACCTCGTCGAACCGTGGCGCCGGCAAGTCCGGCAGGCCCGGCAAGCCCCACCGCCGTCCCAAGAAGGACCCGGTGCGCATCCTCGCCTTCGAGGTGCTGCGCGCGGTCGACGAGCGGGACGCGTACGCGAACCTCGTGCTGCCGCCGCTGCTCAAGAAGGCCCGCGCCAAGGGCGACTTCGACGCGCGGGACGCGGCGCTGGCGACCGAGCTGGTCTACGGGACGCTGCGGCGCCAGGGCACCTACGACGCGATCGTGGCGGCCTGCATCGACCGGCCGCTCAGGGAGGTCGACCCGCCCGTCCTGGACGTGCTGAACCTGGGCGTGCACCAGCTGCTCGGGACGCGGATCCCGACGCACGCCGCCGTCTCCGCGTCGGTGGAGCTGGCGCGCGTGGTGCTCGGCGACGGGCGGGCCAAGTTCGTCAACGCGGTGCTGCGGAAGGTCTCGCAGCACGACCTCGACGCCTGGGTGGAGCGCGTCGCGCCCCCGTACGACGAGGACCCCGAGGACCATCTCGCCGTCGTCCATTCGCATCCGCGATGGGTGGTGTCGGCGCTGTGGGACTCGCTGGGCGGCGGCCGCGCCGGCATCGAGGACCTGCTGGAGGCGGACAACGAGCGGCCCGAGGTGACGCTCGTGGCACGGCCCGGACGGACCACGGCCGAGGCGGTTCTCGCCGAGGTCGGAGAGGATTCGGGGCTGCCCGGACGCTGGTCTCCGTATGCCGTGCGGCTCACCGAGGGCGGCGAGCCGGGGGCGTTCGACATCGTCAGGACCGGGCGCGCCGGAGTGCAGGACGAGGGCAGCCAGCTGGTCGCGCTCGCGCTCGCGAACGCTCCGGTCGAGGGCTCGGACCGGATGTGGCTCGACGGGTGCGCCGGGCCGGGCGGCAAGGCCGCCATGCTCGCCGGGCTCGCCGCCGAGCGCGGGGCCGTGCTCCTCGCCTCCGAGAAGCAGCCGCACCGGGCCGGACTCGTCGGCAAGGCGCTGGCCGGGAACCCGGGGCCGTACCAGGTGATCGCGGCGGACGGGACCCGGCCGCCGTGGCGCTCCGGGACCTTCGACCGCGTGCTCATGGACGTGCCCTGCACCGGACTCGGCGCGCTGCGCCGGCGGCCCGAGGCACGCTGGCGGCGGCGGCCGGAGGACCTGGACGGGTTCGGGCCGTTGCAGCGGAGCCTGCTGCGGACGGCGCTCGACTCCGTGCGGGTCGGGGGCGTCGTGGGGTACGCGACGTGCTCGCCGCACCTCGCCGAGACCCGGGCCGTCGTCGACGACGTGCTGAAGTCGGTCGGCGGGGCCGAACTCATCGACGCGCGGCCGCTGTTGGAGGGTGTGCCGGGGATCGGGGACGGGCCCGATGTGCAGTTGTGGCCACATCTGCACGGGACCGATGCCATGTATCTGGCGCTGATCCGGCGGACCGCCTAG
- the fmt gene encoding methionyl-tRNA formyltransferase — protein sequence MKLVFAGTPEVAVPALDALIASDRHEVAAVVTRPDAPAGRGRRLIASPVAERAEEAGIEVLKPAKPRDEEFLARLREIGPDCCPVVAYGALLPKTALDVPARGWVNLHFSLLPAWRGAAPVQHSIMAGDEITGASTFLIEEGLDSGPVYGTVTEAVRPTDTSGDMLTRLAFAGAGLLVATMDGIEDGSVQAVPQPADGVSLAPKITVEDARIDWAAPALRVDRVVRGCTPAPGAWTEFRGERLKVRSAVPVPDRTDLAPGELAVGKKNLYVGTGSYAVELLWVQAQGKKPMAAADWARGVRIAAGERLG from the coding sequence ATGAAGCTCGTCTTCGCCGGCACCCCCGAGGTCGCCGTTCCCGCCCTGGACGCCCTGATCGCCTCCGACCGGCACGAGGTCGCCGCGGTCGTCACCCGGCCCGACGCCCCCGCCGGGCGCGGCCGCCGCCTGATCGCGAGCCCGGTCGCCGAGCGGGCCGAGGAGGCCGGCATCGAGGTGCTCAAGCCCGCCAAGCCGCGCGACGAGGAGTTCCTGGCCCGGCTGCGCGAGATCGGCCCGGACTGCTGCCCGGTCGTCGCCTACGGCGCGCTGCTGCCGAAGACCGCCCTCGACGTGCCCGCCCGCGGCTGGGTCAACCTGCACTTCTCGCTGCTGCCCGCCTGGCGCGGCGCCGCGCCCGTGCAGCACTCGATCATGGCGGGCGACGAGATCACCGGCGCCTCGACCTTCCTCATCGAGGAGGGCCTCGACTCCGGGCCGGTGTACGGGACGGTGACGGAGGCGGTCCGGCCCACGGACACCAGCGGCGACATGCTGACCCGGCTCGCGTTCGCCGGTGCCGGGCTGCTCGTCGCCACCATGGACGGGATCGAGGACGGGTCGGTGCAGGCCGTGCCGCAGCCCGCCGACGGCGTCTCCCTCGCCCCGAAGATCACCGTCGAGGACGCCCGGATCGACTGGGCCGCGCCCGCGCTGCGCGTCGACCGCGTGGTGCGCGGCTGCACGCCCGCGCCGGGTGCCTGGACCGAGTTCCGCGGGGAGCGGCTCAAGGTGCGCTCCGCCGTGCCGGTGCCGGACCGCACCGACCTGGCGCCGGGCGAGCTGGCCGTCGGCAAGAAGAACCTGTACGTCGGCACCGGCAGCTACGCCGTCGAGCTGCTCTGGGTGCAGGCCCAGGGCAAGAAGCCGATGGCGGCGGCGGACTGGGCGCGCGGGGTGCGGATCGCGGCGGGGGAGCGGCTGGGCTGA
- a CDS encoding quinone-dependent dihydroorotate dehydrogenase: MYKLFFNLVFKRMDPEKAHYLAFRWIRLAARTPVLRTFVAAALAPRHKELRTEALGLRMHGPFGLAAGFDKNAIAIDGMSMLGFDHIEIGTVTGEPQPGNPKKRLFRLVQDRALINRMGFNNEGSLAVAARLASRNPVFRTTVGVNIGKTKVVPEAEAVGDYVKSTERLAAFADYLVVNVSSPNTPGLRNLQATEALRPLLTAVREAADRTVRSRRVPLLVKIAPDLADEDVDAVADLAVELGLDGIIATNTTISREGLKTTGDVVNETGGLSGAPLKERSLEVLRRLYARVGDKITLVGVGGIENAEDAWQRILAGATLIQGYSAFIYEGPFYARAIHKGLAARLNNSPYPTLADAVGADVKKVSA; encoded by the coding sequence ATGTACAAGCTGTTCTTCAACCTCGTCTTCAAGCGCATGGACCCCGAGAAGGCCCACTACCTGGCCTTCCGCTGGATCCGCCTCGCCGCCCGCACGCCCGTCCTGCGCACCTTCGTCGCGGCCGCCCTGGCGCCCCGCCACAAGGAGCTGCGCACCGAGGCCCTCGGCCTGCGCATGCACGGCCCCTTCGGGCTCGCCGCCGGCTTCGACAAGAACGCCATCGCGATCGACGGCATGTCGATGCTCGGCTTCGACCACATCGAGATCGGCACCGTCACCGGCGAGCCGCAGCCCGGCAACCCCAAGAAGCGCCTCTTCCGCCTCGTGCAGGACCGCGCGCTGATCAACCGCATGGGCTTCAACAACGAGGGTTCGCTGGCCGTCGCGGCCCGCCTGGCCTCCCGCAACCCGGTCTTCAGGACCACGGTCGGTGTGAACATCGGCAAGACCAAGGTCGTCCCCGAGGCCGAGGCCGTCGGCGACTACGTGAAGTCGACCGAGCGCCTCGCCGCCTTCGCCGACTACCTCGTCGTGAACGTCTCCTCGCCGAACACCCCGGGCCTGCGCAACCTCCAGGCCACCGAGGCGCTGCGCCCCCTGCTGACGGCCGTGCGCGAGGCCGCCGACCGCACCGTGCGCTCGCGCCGCGTGCCCCTCCTGGTGAAGATCGCGCCCGACCTCGCCGACGAGGACGTCGACGCCGTCGCCGACCTGGCCGTCGAGCTGGGCCTGGACGGCATCATCGCCACGAACACGACGATCTCCCGCGAGGGCCTGAAGACCACGGGCGACGTCGTGAACGAGACCGGCGGCCTGTCCGGCGCACCCCTCAAGGAGCGCTCCCTGGAGGTCCTCAGGCGCCTCTACGCGCGCGTGGGGGACAAGATCACCCTTGTCGGCGTCGGCGGCATCGAGAACGCCGAGGACGCCTGGCAGCGCATCCTCGCCGGTGCCACGCTCATCCAGGGCTACTCGGCCTTCATCTACGAGGGCCCGTTCTACGCCCGCGCGATCCACAAGGGCCTCGCCGCCCGCCTGAACAACTCCCCGTACCCCACGCTCGCCGACGCCGTCGGCGCCGATGTGAAGAAGGTGTCCGCATGA
- a CDS encoding primosomal protein N', which yields MSSENDRPEQGGGGGEPEQLALIRESVRRAKAPKAKPRTWRGAALAKELPVARVLVDKGVLHLDRYFEYAVPEELDAVAQPGVRVRVRFGAGSKNVRDGRREGGGLIDGFLVERVAEAEYQGPLAALAQVVSPEQVLDPELLGLTRAVADRYAGSLADVLQLAVPPRHAKAEAREFPAPPAPPAAPEPGSWQRYERGADFVASLAAGGSPRAVWTALPGPEWADEIARAVRATLASGRGALVVVPTVRLAARVDQALREALGPGQHAVLTAEAGQQRRYSEWLAVRRGAVRAVVGTRAAMFAPVRRLGLVVLWDDGDAHHSDDHAPFPHVREVLELRAARDKCAFLAGSWSCTVEAAQLVRSGWAAAIAAPRAEVRRTAPLVRTVGDLDLARDEAARAARLPSIAWETARTALREGPVLVQVPRRGYVPRLACQRCREPARCRACAGPLEAREATGVLACGWCGREEPGWSCAECGGTRLRAQVVGARRTAEELGRAFAAVPVRTSGREQVLDTVSGEPALVVSTPGAEPVAEGGYAAALLLDGWAMLGRPDLRAGEDALRRWIAASALVRPQDAGGTVVVVAEPTLRPVQALVRWDPVGHAVRELADRAELGFPPVSRMAAVSGLPDALADFLGAVRLPADAEVLGPVPVPESGGGGTRRPGAPPPGEHWERALVRVPPGSGAALAAALKQAQAARMARGGIEPVRVRVDPLDIG from the coding sequence GTGAGCAGCGAGAACGACAGGCCGGAGCAGGGTGGCGGGGGAGGGGAGCCCGAGCAGCTTGCGTTGATCCGGGAGAGCGTGCGGCGGGCCAAGGCGCCGAAGGCCAAGCCGCGGACGTGGCGGGGGGCCGCGCTGGCCAAGGAGCTGCCCGTCGCGCGGGTGCTCGTCGACAAGGGGGTGCTGCATCTCGACCGGTACTTCGAGTACGCGGTGCCGGAGGAGTTGGACGCCGTCGCGCAGCCGGGCGTGCGGGTCCGGGTGCGGTTCGGGGCCGGGTCGAAGAACGTGCGGGACGGGCGGCGCGAGGGCGGCGGGCTCATCGACGGGTTCCTCGTCGAGCGGGTCGCCGAGGCCGAGTACCAGGGGCCCCTCGCCGCGCTGGCGCAGGTGGTGTCGCCCGAGCAGGTGCTCGACCCGGAGCTGCTGGGGCTGACCCGGGCGGTGGCCGACCGCTACGCGGGAAGCCTCGCCGATGTGCTCCAGCTGGCCGTTCCGCCCCGGCACGCCAAGGCCGAGGCGCGGGAGTTCCCTGCACCGCCCGCGCCGCCCGCCGCGCCTGAGCCCGGCTCGTGGCAGCGGTACGAGCGAGGGGCCGACTTCGTCGCCTCGCTCGCCGCGGGGGGCTCGCCGCGGGCCGTGTGGACGGCGCTGCCCGGCCCCGAGTGGGCCGACGAGATCGCCCGGGCCGTGCGGGCGACCCTGGCCTCGGGGCGCGGAGCCCTGGTCGTCGTACCGACCGTGCGGCTCGCGGCCCGTGTCGATCAGGCGCTGCGGGAGGCGCTCGGGCCGGGACAGCACGCCGTGCTCACCGCCGAGGCCGGACAGCAGCGGCGGTACTCGGAATGGCTTGCCGTGCGGCGCGGGGCGGTGCGGGCCGTGGTGGGGACCCGGGCCGCCATGTTCGCCCCCGTACGGCGGCTGGGGCTCGTCGTGCTGTGGGACGACGGGGACGCGCACCACAGTGACGACCACGCGCCGTTCCCGCATGTGCGGGAGGTTCTGGAGCTGCGGGCCGCCCGCGACAAGTGCGCCTTCCTGGCGGGCAGTTGGAGCTGCACCGTCGAGGCCGCGCAGCTGGTGCGCAGCGGATGGGCCGCCGCGATCGCCGCACCGCGGGCCGAGGTGCGGCGCACCGCGCCGCTCGTGCGGACCGTCGGCGACCTCGATCTCGCGCGGGACGAGGCGGCGCGGGCGGCCCGGCTGCCCAGCATCGCCTGGGAGACCGCGCGGACGGCGCTGCGCGAGGGACCCGTCCTGGTGCAGGTGCCCCGGCGCGGATACGTGCCCCGGCTCGCCTGCCAGCGGTGCCGCGAGCCCGCCCGGTGCCGGGCGTGCGCCGGGCCGCTGGAGGCGCGCGAGGCCACCGGTGTGCTCGCCTGCGGCTGGTGCGGGCGCGAGGAGCCCGGCTGGAGCTGCGCCGAGTGCGGCGGCACCCGGCTGCGGGCCCAGGTGGTCGGCGCCCGGCGGACCGCCGAGGAGCTGGGCCGGGCGTTCGCCGCCGTGCCGGTGCGGACCTCGGGGCGCGAGCAGGTGCTCGACACCGTGTCCGGGGAGCCGGCGCTCGTGGTGAGCACGCCCGGCGCCGAGCCGGTCGCCGAAGGGGGCTACGCGGCGGCGCTGCTCCTGGACGGCTGGGCCATGCTCGGGCGGCCCGACCTGCGGGCCGGCGAGGACGCCCTGCGGCGCTGGATCGCGGCGTCCGCGCTGGTCCGGCCCCAGGACGCGGGCGGCACCGTCGTCGTCGTGGCCGAGCCGACGCTGCGGCCCGTGCAGGCGCTGGTGCGCTGGGACCCGGTGGGGCACGCGGTGCGGGAGCTCGCCGACCGCGCCGAGCTGGGGTTCCCGCCGGTGTCACGGATGGCCGCGGTGAGCGGTCTGCCGGACGCGCTGGCCGACTTCCTCGGCGCGGTCCGCCTGCCCGCGGACGCCGAGGTGCTGGGGCCCGTGCCGGTGCCCGAGAGCGGCGGCGGGGGGACGCGCAGGCCGGGGGCGCCCCCGCCCGGCGAGCACTGGGAGCGGGCCCTCGTGCGGGTCCCGCCGGGCAGCGGCGCCGCCCTCGCCGCCGCCCTCAAGCAGGCGCAGGCGGCACGGATGGCGCGCGGCGGGATCGAGCCGGTGCGCGTACGGGTGGACCCGCTCGACATCGGGTGA